Part of the Flavobacterium sp. MDT1-60 genome, AATTCATGGAAAATAATAAATGGGCAAATTTTCCATCTGCATCTGTTTCCTGGAGAATTTTAAATGAAGGTTTTATGGAATCTACTAAAGATGTACTTAGTGATTTAAGATTTAGAGCGGGTTGGGGTAAAGTCGGAAACCAAAATTTACCAGACGCTGTTTACCAATCGAATATCGGACAAGGGTTCTATCCTATTGGGAACAATATTGCCGATACAGCATATCCATCAACTATGGCCAATAAAGATATTAAATGGGAAACTGTTGAAGACATGAGTTTTGGTATTGATTTCGGATTATGGAAAAACAAACTTTCAGGATCTTTAGAATATTATAAAAAGAAAACGGAGGATATGTTATTCTTAAAACAGTTTCCTACTTATAGCGGATTCCCTGGATATTCTACAATGTGGACAAACGTTGGTTCAATGGAATCAAGCGGTATCGATTTACTGGTTTCTTACAAAGATAAAAAAGGTGATTTTACTTATGGAGTAGATGTAACTTTTACAACGGTTAATGTCGACATGCTTAATTTATCCGCTGATGGTGAAAAATTATACGGATCAAGTAACAGAACATTAACTGTTCAGGGAGATGAGCCTGGATATTTCTACGGGTATGTTGCTGATGGTTTATTCCAAAACCAAACAGAATTGAACTCACATACAGACGAACACGGAACTAAATTACAGCCGTATGCAAAAGCCGGAGATATTCGTTTTAAAGATGTGAACGGAGATGGGAAATTAGATGATAAGGACAGAACGAAAATTGGTTCTCCGTGGGCGGATTACAATGTTGGTCTTAACCTGAATTTTGGCTATAAAAATTTCGATTTAATTGCAAACTTCTATTCAAGTATTGGAAACGATATCGTGAATCAAAATATTTCCGATCTGTATAACGGAGTTAGCTTATCAAATAAAGTAGGCAACTTAGAGCAAATGGCCTGGCATGGTGAAGGAACTTCAAATTCGGTTCCTCGTTTATCTAAAGATGATAACAACGAAAATTACACAAAATTCTCTTCTTTATATGTGGAAGACGGATCGTTTGTTCGTATGAAAAACCTTCAGTTAGGATATTCATTTTACAACAAATTCGGATTAGATAAATTGAGATTATCATTATCAGGCCAAAACTTGTGGACATGGACAAACTATTCAGGAGTTGATCCTGAAGTTGCAGGAGGAGATCCGGATAAAGGTGACAGAGTTAAAGGAGCTGGTTTTGGAGGATGGAACTATCCGGTTCAGCCAACAATTTTGATGGGTCTTAATGTAGCATTTTAATATAAACGAACATGAAAAAAATCATATTATCAATACTAACTTTTTCCCTTATTGCAGTTTCCTGCGATGATTTTATCGAAAAAGAACAAAGAGGAACTCAAACTTTAGAGAACTACTTTCAAACGGCACAAGAATGCGAGAATTATGTCAATGAACTAACGCATAGAATATTATTGTCAAATGACTGGTATACTTTGCTGGCCCCAAGGTTAGCGAATGAATCGGCTACTGATGATGCCTGGATGGGTAATACAGGACAGGACAGTGGGGCTTTTAAGCCTGCTGCACAATACCTTATTACGCCAGAAAACATGGGATCAATGAACAGTATTTATACGGCTCATTATTATACGATTCAATCTGCAAATATAGGTTTAGAGAAAATGGCCGTAGCGCCAATTTCTGATTCTCAAAAAAATCAGTATATGGGAGAATCATTATTTATTCGCGCGTATTGCTACTATGAGTTGGTAAATCTTTATGGAGATGTTCCATTATATACAACATCGCTTGGAACCGCTGATTTGAAATTACAGCGTAGTCCGGCTGCTGAAGTGTATGCACAAATTGAAGCTGACCTTAAAGAATCGGCAGCAAAATTAGAAAGCATTCCGGTAAACAGAAGCGGTAGAGTGAATAAATGGGCAGCTTATGCCTTATTAGCGCGTGTATCTTTATTTCAGGAAAAATGGGCAGATGCCAAATTATATTCTAACAAAGTTATTACCGAAGGGCCTTTTGCTCTTGAAGCAGATTTCCTAAACATCTGGAATGTAAATAATCATAATGGAGTAGAGTCAATTCTTGAGGCGCAATCTTCATCTGTACAAGATAAAAGTTTAGGTTCTATGCTTCCTACTTTCTCTGGAGCAAGGGGTGAAGACAAGAAGAATTTCCCAAGTAATGACGCAGCAGATGTTATTGACGGTTGGGGATGGTGTATGCCAACCAGCGATTTAGAGAATGCCTATCTTTCTGAAAATGATGTTATCCGTCGCAGAAGTACTATTACGAAGTGGGGAGAAGCAGC contains:
- a CDS encoding RagB/SusD family nutrient uptake outer membrane protein; amino-acid sequence: MKKIILSILTFSLIAVSCDDFIEKEQRGTQTLENYFQTAQECENYVNELTHRILLSNDWYTLLAPRLANESATDDAWMGNTGQDSGAFKPAAQYLITPENMGSMNSIYTAHYYTIQSANIGLEKMAVAPISDSQKNQYMGESLFIRAYCYYELVNLYGDVPLYTTSLGTADLKLQRSPAAEVYAQIEADLKESAAKLESIPVNRSGRVNKWAAYALLARVSLFQEKWADAKLYSNKVITEGPFALEADFLNIWNVNNHNGVESILEAQSSSVQDKSLGSMLPTFSGARGEDKKNFPSNDAADVIDGWGWCMPTSDLENAYLSENDVIRRRSTITKWGEAAYGDEVLNPTHNSV